CAGAAAAAGACGATATTGATTTTGTCAAAGTAAAACAACAAGTCATGTCTATAAATGGTGGACGAGGTGCAGACTACGCATTTGAATGTACTGCTATCCCTGCCCTAGGCTCTGCGCCTTTAACCCTTATTCGAAGTGCAGGAACAGCTGTACAAGTTAGTGGTATAGAGCAGCGTATCGATTTTGATTGTGAATTATTCGAATGGGATAAAATTTACATTAACCCTTTATATGGCATGTGTAACCCTGAGCGTGATTTTCCACGAGTATTAGATTTATATACACAAGGTAAACTTAAGCTCGAAGAGTTAGTTACCAAAACCTATCGATTAGAAGATATAGCGCAAGGCTTTGATGATTTATTAAATGGCCGGATTGCTAAAGGTGTGGTGTTAATGGATACCGCTGAAGGTTCAAATTAAGGGTTAAATAATGACTGTCACTCGTATTGAAAAATCTAATCCCAAGTATGCTCGGAAAAATACATTAACCTTAACCTTGCACTCAGATAATCTAAACCGTCGTCAAGATGTCACGGTTTATAATCCCTACAGCCAACAGAAGGACTTACCCATTGTCATATTGTTACATGGTGTATATGGCAATAACTGGGTCTGGATGGATTTAGGTGGTGCTCACCAAGTATACGAAAACTTACGTAAACAAGGTTTAAGTGAATTTGTATTAGTCATGCCGTCTGATGGCGGTATCTGGGAAGGTTCTGGTTATTTACCGCTGCAACAACATGGCAATTTTGAAAAATGGATCATGGATGATGTAATTAATACTGTTATAGACACAGTGGACTCTGTAAGTAGCGATAGCAATTTATATATAAGCGGCTTATCTATGGGTGGTTTCGGAGCCTTACGTTTAGGGGCTAAATATGCAAAACGATTCAGTGGTATATCTGCCCACTCTTCTATTACTAAAGTGGAAGATCTCGCTATTTTTACCGACGTACCTTTAAGCCAATATCAAACTGCCGATGCCAATGAGTCAGACATTATTTACTGGTGCCAACAAAATAAAGCCGATCTCCCACCTTTACGATTAGATTGTGGCACCAGTGACGATTTAATTGAAAGTAATCGAGATTTAGTCAGCAAACTACAAGCGGCTAAAATTCTTCATCAATATC
The sequence above is a segment of the Paraglaciecola sp. L3A3 genome. Coding sequences within it:
- a CDS encoding alpha/beta hydrolase family protein, producing the protein MTVTRIEKSNPKYARKNTLTLTLHSDNLNRRQDVTVYNPYSQQKDLPIVILLHGVYGNNWVWMDLGGAHQVYENLRKQGLSEFVLVMPSDGGIWEGSGYLPLQQHGNFEKWIMDDVINTVIDTVDSVSSDSNLYISGLSMGGFGALRLGAKYAKRFSGISAHSSITKVEDLAIFTDVPLSQYQTADANESDIIYWCQQNKADLPPLRLDCGTSDDLIESNRDLVSKLQAAKILHQYQELAGCHEWEYWNKNLVKTLHFFNQIETNR